From the Cyanobium sp. M30B3 genome, the window CTGCAGCTGCTCGCCAGCGGCGGCAGCCAGGCCGAACCGATCGTGATCGGCACCGGTCAGGCAGCCGGCTCGGCCCTGGTGGAGCTCAGGCTCCAGAACAACTGGGCGTTCGAGCGGCGCACCTTCGATGGCCAGAGCCTCAGCCATCTCTACGTGGCCCATGCCAACCCCCTGCCCGTGCTGCTGGCCGAGGCCCGCAGTGGTGGGGGCATCCCCCGCCTGGCCCAACTGCCCGCCCCGCCGCCGCCGCTCGCTCCCGAACCCCGACGCAGCAACCGCCGCACCGCAACCGGGGGAGCGGCCACCGCAAGGACCATCCAGACGGTGGCCCAGCAGCCCGTGGCCCAGCAGCCCGTGGATCAGCAGACCGTGGATCAGCCGGTGGCCAGCGGCTCCAGCTCCCGCCTGGCCCGGCTGGAAGCCCTGGGGGCCCGGGGTGCGGCAGCCCCGGCCAAGAGCGATGGCGTGATCGCCCTGCAGGTGGTGCCCTACAGGCCCTGAGCACCCGGCGGCCGGCCCAGTTCAATCACTGTCCTGGTCCACCTTGCCGCCACCCTTCCCTCCCCTAACTTGCATTCGTGTGAGGAGTGAGGAACGACCACTCGGGGTCGAAACGAGGACAGACTCCCGATCAACCGTTCCACACCCCAGCCCTGCCTTTGGCGGGGCTTTTTTTTGGCCATACCCCGCTGGCGCGGTCATCGTGGATGGTGATCGTGATCAGGACGGTGTTCCTGCTCCCATCAAAAAAGCCGGTCCCGAAGGACCGGCTGCAAGCGATGGGTGGAAACCCGGCAGA encodes:
- a CDS encoding DUF3747 domain-containing protein, with amino-acid sequence MSNSPQPSPRRTYLAATAVSLLAAAAVPQQLARAAVAFGSESLAQDRVIALAQPLSNDRWNLIVLEQREPAPPCWRRNVNGSVLTYEMHLPESTCGRYLSSSAYSLRVGGEDLRQPWRLRVEHNNGQLQLLASGGSQAEPIVIGTGQAAGSALVELRLQNNWAFERRTFDGQSLSHLYVAHANPLPVLLAEARSGGGIPRLAQLPAPPPPLAPEPRRSNRRTATGGAATARTIQTVAQQPVAQQPVDQQTVDQPVASGSSSRLARLEALGARGAAAPAKSDGVIALQVVPYRP